The Urbifossiella limnaea nucleotide sequence TCAAGAGGAAGGGTGGGGTCGGCAAGAGACGACGGGTTAACCACAGAGTCACAGAGAGCACAGAGGGAAGACAAAAAACCGAGAGGAAGACACAAGATTGATTGAAATCAAACTCTGCCTCGTCTCGGTTTTCTGTCTTCCCTCTGTGCTCTCTGTGACTCTGTGGTTAATCCGGCTTCGCTCCCGTTTTCCGGCCCGCCATCAGCCGAGCCACCTCGGCGCAGTCCTTGTCGCCGCGGCCGCTGAAGCACAGCACCACCACGTCCGTCTTCGGCCGCCGCGCCGCCTCGCGCATCGTCTCGACCACCGCGTGCGCCGTCTCCAGCGCCGGCAAAATCCCCTCCAGCCGGGCGCACAGGTGGAAGGCGTCCAGCGCGTCCTGGTCGCTCACGTTGCAGTACCGCACCCGGCTGCTGTCGCGCCAGTAGCTGTGCTCCGGGCCGACGCCCGGGTAGTCCAGCCCGGCGCTCACCGAGTGCACGTCGGCCGTCTGCCCGTCGTCGTCCTGGAGCACGTAGCTGAAGCTGCCGTGCAGCACGCCGGGGGCGCCGAACGTGAGCGTCGCGGCGTGCTGGCCGCGCTCCTTGTTCCGCCCGCCGGCCTCGACGCCGACCAGTTCCACGCCCGCCTCGTCCACGAACGGGTAGAACATGCCGGCCGCGTTGCTCCCGCCGCCGACGCACGCCACCACCGCGTCCGGCAGCCGGCCGAACAGCTCGCGGGATTGCTCGATCGTCTCGCGGCCGATGACGCTCTGGAAGTCGCGGACCATCATCGGGAACGGGTGCGGGCCGACGACGCTGCCGATGATGTAGTGCGTCCCCTCGACGGTGCTCATCCACTCGCGCATGGCCTCGTTCGTGGCGTCCTTCAGCGTCTTGCTGCCGCTCGACACGGGGAACACCTCGGTCCCCATCGCCTTCATGCGGAAGACGTTCAGCTCCTGCCGGCGGATGTCCTCCTCGCCCATGTACACCCGGCACGTCATGCCGAACAGCGCCGCCGCGGTGGCGGTGGCGACGCCGTGCATCCCCGCCCCCGTCTCGGCGATGACGCGAGACTTGCCCATGCGCTTCGTGAGCATGGCCTGGCCGAGGGCGTTGTTGATCTTGTGCGCCCCGGTGTGGTTCAGGTCTTCGCGCTTGAGGTAGATGCGAGCGCCGCCGGCTTCCGCCGTGAGCCGCTCCGCGAAGTACAGCCGACTCGGCCGGCCGACGTACTCCTGCAACCGCCGGTCGAACTCGGCGAGGAACGCGGGGTCGGCCTGCGCGTCCTTGTAGGCGCGGTCGAGCTGTTCGAGCGCGAACATGAGGGTTTCGGGGACGAACCGGCCGCCGTAGGGGCCGAACCGGCCGCGGGCGTCGGGGACGTGGGAGACGGGGGCAGAAGTCATGAGCCGGGGTCGCTCGTGGGGTGGGTCCGCGCCGTCATTCTAGGCGCGTGCCCCCCGAGCGGGCGCGTCAGGGGGCGGAGTGCGCCACCCTTTCGGCCCCTGCCGGGGCGGGCTCGGATAAAAGCGGTGCGATCCGACGCCGCCACCGCAGCGCTTCGGCGGTCAGCAGCCCGGCCGCGACCGCGCCGACGAGCCACGGCACGAGGTGCCAGCCCGGCCGGAACACGCGGTACCCCTCGGCCGACGTGACGCGCTCCTCCCCCTCCGCGCCGTGGAACGCGACCGCCACCACGCCGGCGCCCACGTCGTAGTCGCGGTAGACCGAGCTGTCCGCCTTCCGCATGGCCCGGCCGCGGTCCACCGCCGACTCGCTCCACAGGTCGGACAGGTCGCGGGCGCCGTGCTTCAACTGCTCCGTGGCGTAGTCCGGCCGGCCCTCGCTGCCGAGCGCCGCCGCCACCTCCGCGGCCGTCATGCCGGGCTGAACCTTCGCCGCGTCCTCGGCGGGGCTCGCGCTCAGGGCGCCGGCCACCAGCACGACCACGGCCACGACCTCGCCGGCCGTCCGCTCCCGCATCGTCCAGCGCATCGCCGCCCCCGGGTGAGTACCAGCCGAAGCGTAGCACGCAACCGGCCGTCTGGTAGAATCCCGGGATGCCGGAACTGCCCGAGGTGGAGACCGTGGTCCGCGACCTCCGCCCCCGCGCGGTCGGCCGCACGGTCACCGCCGTCCGCGTCGGGGCGAAGCAACTCCGCAAGGCGTGGAACGTGGCCTGGGCGGCGGACGTGGTCGGCCGGCGGGTCGCCGCGATCCGCCGCCGCGGCAAGTGGATCGTGGTCGAAATGGAGGGGCCGCGCATCGTCGTCCACCTCGGCATGACGGGTCAGTTCACCGCCGTCGCCGCGGCCGAACCCGAGCCCGACCACCTGCACCTCGTGTTCGCCCTGAACGACGGCACCGAGCTCCGCTTCCGCGACGTGCGCCGGTTCGGCTCCGTCACGCTGTTCGCCGACGACGCCGCGGTGGAAGCGTTCTTCGCCGCCGCCGGCCTCGGCCCCGAGCCGTTCGGCCTCGACCCGGCCGCGTTCCGCGAAGTCGTGCGTGCTTCCGCGCGGAACCTGAAGGCGATCCTGATCGACCAGACGGTCGTGGCCGGCGTCGGCAACATCTACGCGGACGAGGCGTGCTGCCGCGCCGGCCTCCACCCCGCCCGCAAGGGCGACTCGCTGACGCCCGCCGAGTGCGACGCGCTGCGGGTCGCCGTCGAGGCCGTGCTGACGACCGCGATCGCCGCCCGCGGCAGCACGATCCGCGACTACGTCGGCGGCTCCGGCCTCGGCGGCGGCTTCCAGCTGGAGCATCGCGTCTACGGCCGCACCGGTGAGCCGTGCCTCACCTGTGGAGCCGCGATCGAGCGCGTCGTGTTGGCAGGCCGGTCGTCGCACTACTGCCCGAAGTGTCAGCCGAGGGACCGAGGGACCGAGGGACCGAGGGACCGAGGGGCAGGAACCAGGGAGCGCCCCCGCCCCCGGCTCAAGCCGAAATGATCGGACGGTCGGTCCCTGTGTCCCTGTGCCCCTGTGTCCCTCAGTCCCCCCAGTCGCCGTCATGTCCTACCGCGCGTTCAAGAAGCTGCTCGGCGAGACGAGCCTGGAGCGGAAGTGCCGGTGGCTCCTCGGCGCCATGGTGCTCGTCCTCATGACCGGCAGCTTCTGGGTGTACGCCATCCAGACCGAGGGCCTCGCCCACGACCAGCTCCGCACCACCGGCCGCACCCTCGTCACCCCGGCGCTGGCCCGGCTGCACGTCCGCGCCGAGCAGCAGAACGCCATGGACGAGTTCGCGAAGCAGAACGAGGCCCACTGGCCGGCCCAGCTGCGCGACTACAACGTCCGCCTCATCCGCGTGCCGCTCACGCCCAGCGACCCCGAGCACCGGGCCGAGGCCGACGACATGCCGGCCGTGTCCAAGGTGAGCGAGCCCGACCGCACCGAGTGGGACCGCGACGCCGACGCCGAGAAGGCGTACTACTACTACTCCGCGCTTCGCGCCGCCCCGTCCTGCGTCGGCTGCCACCGCGACCCGGAGAAGATGGGCCGCCCGGAACTGGCCCGCCCCGACCTGAAGCCGAACGACCTCATCGGCATCGTCCGCATCCGCCTCACCACCCGCGAGATCGAGGAGGGCTTCCACACCAACCGGGCCGTCCTCATCTCGTTCGCCGTCGGCACGTCGCTCCTCATCATCGCCGGCAGCTACCTCATGATCCGGTACGTGATCGTGAAGCCGCTCAAGCACCTGAAGGAGGTGTCGGAGGCGATCGCCGGCGGCGAGCTGAACATCCGCAGCGAGATTCAGACCGGCGACGAGTTCGAGGACCTGTCGCACGCCTTCAACCGCATGATCCGCAACCTGACCAACACCCAGGACCGCAACAAGAAGCTGATTTCGGACCTGGACCGCAAGGTGGACGAGCTGGCGCGGGTGAACATGGCCCTGTACGAGAACAACCGCCTGAAGGGCGACTTCCTCGCCACCATGAGCCACGAGCTGCGCACGCCGCTGAACAGCATCATCGGGTTCAGCGAGGTGCTCCTCTCGGCGGACAACATGACCGAGAAGCAGCAGCGCTACGCCGGCAACATCATGACCGGCGGCAAGCAGCTGCTGGCGCTCATCAACGACGTGCTGGAGCTGGCGAAGCTCGAAGCCGGCAAGATGCGGCTGCGCCCGGAGCCGCTCGACGTCGCCGCGGCGTGCGAGCACGCGGCGGCGATGTTCCGCCAGCAGGCCGAGAAGAAGAACATCGACCTCAAGGTGCTCGTGGAGCCCGGCACGCCGGCGGTCCGGCAGGACGCCGGGAAGCTGCACCAGGTGCTGTCGAACCTCCTGTCGAACGCGGTGAAGTTCACCCCCGAGGGCGGCCGCGTCACGCTCCGCGCCGCGTCCGACGGCGCGGAGCTGGTGCTGACCGTGGCCGACACCGGCGTCGGCATCGCGCCGGAGGAGCAGGAGCTGGTGTTCGAGAAGTTCCGGCAGACGGCGAACCCGCTGACGCGGGAGCAGGGCGGCACCGGGCTGGGGCTGTCGATCGTGCGCGAGCTGGCGAAGCTGCTCGGCGGCGACGTGGGCCTGCACAGCGAGCTCGGCCGCGGCAGCACGTTCACGGTGCGCGTCGCGGCCCGCCTCGCGGACGAGCCGCTCCTCGACTTCGAGCTCGGCGAGGAGCCGGGGCCGGCGGCGTAGGGCGCGGCCGGCTTCCTACGACGCCTTCACGAACTTGTTGGGGGTGCCTTCCAGCCCGCCGCCCGCGGCCGGCCGCCAGAGCACGACCTCGTCGATCTTCCGGGCGAGTTCGAAGTCCTTGTCCGTGATGCCGCCGGCCGAGTGGGTCTTCAGCTTCACCCAGACCTTCGCCCAGGTGACGCCGAGGTCGGGGTGGTGCCACGCGGCCTCGGCGAGGTAGCCGATGGCGTTGACCAGCATCAGCGTGGTGGGCCAGCCGTCGGTGTTGAACTTCTTCCGCAGCCAGCCGTCCTCCAGGTTCCATCCGGTCAGGCCGAGTTCGGCGACCTTCGTCGCCACCTCGGCCTCGGTGTAGGTGCAGGCGTCGGCCATGATCGTCCTCCGTATTCTGACCTGAACCTATCACCCCGCCCGCCGGGCTACAACATGACGACCCGCGACCGCCTCCGCGACCTGTTCCGCCAGCGCGCCCTCCAGTTCGGCGACTTCACGCTCGCGAGCGGCAAGAAGAGCAGCTACTACGTGAACTCGAAGAAGGTGCTGTTCCACGCCGAGGCCATCACCCTGCTCGGCGAGGAGCTGTACGCGGCGACGGCCGACCTGACGTTCGAGGCGATCGGCGGGCTGGAGGTCGGCGCCATCCCGATGGCGGCCGCGGCGCTGACGGCGTTCCACCGCCACGGCCGGGCGCTGGAAGGCTTCTTCGTCCGCAAGCAGGCCAAGAGCCACGGCAGCCAGGAGCTGGTCGAGGGCCAGGTGAGCAAGGGAGACCGCGTGGTCGTGATCGACGACGTGCTGACGACCGGCGGCAGCGTGGTTCAAGCGATCAAGGCGGTGGAGGCGGTCGGGGCGACGGTGCTGCGGGTGGTGTGTATCTGCGACCGGCTGCAGGGCGCGCGGGAGGCGCTGGCCGGGTACGACTACCGCCCGCTGTTCACGATCCGCGACTTCGGCATCGAACCGAGCTAAGAACAAAGCCGATTAGCCGCGAAAAGGCACGAAAAGGAACACCGAGCCAAGACCGAATCCTGGTTTTCGCCGTTCTTCCTTTTCGTGCCTTTTCGTGCCTTTTCGTGGCCATCCTGCCTTGAATTTACCTTGCCACCGGGCGTAGCAACCGCGCCGCGTAGCGTCCCAGGCGCACCAGAAGGACGCGGTTCAGGTAGCCCGTGGTGGCGCGGGCGCCCACCTTGCCCAGCACCTTCCCCGCCAGGTTCGTGCCCACCCCGACGCCGACCACGTTCAGCGCCTCGTGGAACAGCTGGTCGTACTGGTCCTCCACCACCTTCTCCCACTCGGCGCCCTGCCCCGCCAGGTAGGCGTTGAAGAACACCCGACTCAGCAACACGCCCGTCCCCGTCTTGCCGGCGCGCAGCTGGTACACCCGACACAGGTCGGTCAGCATCGACACCGCGTAGAACAGCGTCGCGCCGGTGTCCACGACCGCGTTCGGGGCCACCGCCGTCACCACCCAGATGCGGCTGCCCCAGTACTTCACGCGGCTCTCGGCGGCGGCGTCGAGCTCGGCCTGGAACTCGTCGCGGAAGCGGGCGAACCACTGCTCGCTCGACGCGAACTTTGCCGGGTCCATCAGCTGCTCGCGGACCACCTTCAGCCGCACCTGCACGGCGTCGGACAGGCCGACGGCGGCGAGCGCCTTGCGGTCCTTCTCGGTGTCGAGCGGGTACTCGCGCAGGTAGCGTTCGAGCTGCTCCCGCGCCTCGTCCGTCTTCGCGGCGGCGAGCCAGCGCAGCCGGGTGCGGCGGGCGAGTTCTTCGAGCCCCTTCACCTGCACCTGGCGGTTGCGGCGGAGGCGGGCGTACAGGACCGCGAACCGGCCGAAGGCGTACAGGATGCACGCCCCGAACAGCCCGAGGCCGGCGTAGCCGACGTACTGCGCCCACTGCGGCTGCGCCGCCAGGTTCGCCAGCAGCGCGAGCACCTGGTTGAACGTGAACAGCCCGGCCAGGCCGACGGAGCCGACGAAGAAGGCGAGGACGAGCGGGGCGCCGAACCAGCCGAGCCAGCCGAGGCCGGTGGGGTCGGCGGCGAGGAGCATTTCGGCTTCGGCGAGTTCTTTCGCGGCCTGCTCGTCTTCGAGCTTGCGGAGGGTGGCGCGGTCGGCGTCCGAGAGCAGGTCGAGCGCCGACGGCACCTGCGGCGGGCGGCCGAGCTCGGTCTCGCCCTCGCGCAGCTCGACGTGCTCGTCTTGGCGAGCGGCGGGCGTGAGTCCGCTGTTCTCGGGGCGCGGCAGGGTGGCGGCACGGCCGGCGACGGGGACGCCGATCCGGTCTTCGTCGTCCCAGGCGGCTGGGTTGGCGGGCATCGGCGGTCCCCCGAGGTGTGCGGCCATTGTACCGGAGTGATTCGCCGGCCGCGCCGCGGGATTGCG carries:
- a CDS encoding ATP-binding protein → MSYRAFKKLLGETSLERKCRWLLGAMVLVLMTGSFWVYAIQTEGLAHDQLRTTGRTLVTPALARLHVRAEQQNAMDEFAKQNEAHWPAQLRDYNVRLIRVPLTPSDPEHRAEADDMPAVSKVSEPDRTEWDRDADAEKAYYYYSALRAAPSCVGCHRDPEKMGRPELARPDLKPNDLIGIVRIRLTTREIEEGFHTNRAVLISFAVGTSLLIIAGSYLMIRYVIVKPLKHLKEVSEAIAGGELNIRSEIQTGDEFEDLSHAFNRMIRNLTNTQDRNKKLISDLDRKVDELARVNMALYENNRLKGDFLATMSHELRTPLNSIIGFSEVLLSADNMTEKQQRYAGNIMTGGKQLLALINDVLELAKLEAGKMRLRPEPLDVAAACEHAAAMFRQQAEKKNIDLKVLVEPGTPAVRQDAGKLHQVLSNLLSNAVKFTPEGGRVTLRAASDGAELVLTVADTGVGIAPEEQELVFEKFRQTANPLTREQGGTGLGLSIVRELAKLLGGDVGLHSELGRGSTFTVRVAARLADEPLLDFELGEEPGPAA
- a CDS encoding DUF697 domain-containing protein, which codes for MPANPAAWDDEDRIGVPVAGRAATLPRPENSGLTPAARQDEHVELREGETELGRPPQVPSALDLLSDADRATLRKLEDEQAAKELAEAEMLLAADPTGLGWLGWFGAPLVLAFFVGSVGLAGLFTFNQVLALLANLAAQPQWAQYVGYAGLGLFGACILYAFGRFAVLYARLRRNRQVQVKGLEELARRTRLRWLAAAKTDEAREQLERYLREYPLDTEKDRKALAAVGLSDAVQVRLKVVREQLMDPAKFASSEQWFARFRDEFQAELDAAAESRVKYWGSRIWVVTAVAPNAVVDTGATLFYAVSMLTDLCRVYQLRAGKTGTGVLLSRVFFNAYLAGQGAEWEKVVEDQYDQLFHEALNVVGVGVGTNLAGKVLGKVGARATTGYLNRVLLVRLGRYAARLLRPVAR
- the pyrE gene encoding orotate phosphoribosyltransferase, with amino-acid sequence MTTRDRLRDLFRQRALQFGDFTLASGKKSSYYVNSKKVLFHAEAITLLGEELYAATADLTFEAIGGLEVGAIPMAAAALTAFHRHGRALEGFFVRKQAKSHGSQELVEGQVSKGDRVVVIDDVLTTGGSVVQAIKAVEAVGATVLRVVCICDRLQGAREALAGYDYRPLFTIRDFGIEPS
- the mutM gene encoding bifunctional DNA-formamidopyrimidine glycosylase/DNA-(apurinic or apyrimidinic site) lyase, which gives rise to MPELPEVETVVRDLRPRAVGRTVTAVRVGAKQLRKAWNVAWAADVVGRRVAAIRRRGKWIVVEMEGPRIVVHLGMTGQFTAVAAAEPEPDHLHLVFALNDGTELRFRDVRRFGSVTLFADDAAVEAFFAAAGLGPEPFGLDPAAFREVVRASARNLKAILIDQTVVAGVGNIYADEACCRAGLHPARKGDSLTPAECDALRVAVEAVLTTAIAARGSTIRDYVGGSGLGGGFQLEHRVYGRTGEPCLTCGAAIERVVLAGRSSHYCPKCQPRDRGTEGPRDRGAGTRERPRPRLKPK
- a CDS encoding 4a-hydroxytetrahydrobiopterin dehydratase, encoding MADACTYTEAEVATKVAELGLTGWNLEDGWLRKKFNTDGWPTTLMLVNAIGYLAEAAWHHPDLGVTWAKVWVKLKTHSAGGITDKDFELARKIDEVVLWRPAAGGGLEGTPNKFVKAS
- the trpB gene encoding tryptophan synthase subunit beta is translated as MTSAPVSHVPDARGRFGPYGGRFVPETLMFALEQLDRAYKDAQADPAFLAEFDRRLQEYVGRPSRLYFAERLTAEAGGARIYLKREDLNHTGAHKINNALGQAMLTKRMGKSRVIAETGAGMHGVATATAAALFGMTCRVYMGEEDIRRQELNVFRMKAMGTEVFPVSSGSKTLKDATNEAMREWMSTVEGTHYIIGSVVGPHPFPMMVRDFQSVIGRETIEQSRELFGRLPDAVVACVGGGSNAAGMFYPFVDEAGVELVGVEAGGRNKERGQHAATLTFGAPGVLHGSFSYVLQDDDGQTADVHSVSAGLDYPGVGPEHSYWRDSSRVRYCNVSDQDALDAFHLCARLEGILPALETAHAVVETMREAARRPKTDVVVLCFSGRGDKDCAEVARLMAGRKTGAKPD